The genomic window TTAGCGTATTGCAGCAGCTCGTCAGAATACTTATTGATTACTTGATGATGCGGGGAACCAATACGAACAAGCTCTGTAAAACTATTGGTGAATGCTTTTACCTTTTTCTTTAAAACCCCGTGAATTTGATTAAAGGCGACTTCGAAGCGTTCAGATAATTTTTTTTCAGTATTAATCATCATTATAATTTAGATCCTTTCTATCGCAATCATGCTTATTGTAATTTTAACTTGTATTTTAATAGTTAAATATTACTATGTATATATATGTAATTATAGCAAAATAAAGGCGCAAAGTAGGTTAGAAGAATTTAAAAAAGCGATATAGGCAGTTGGTTTAGTTAATTCTATTAAAAAAATTAAAGTAAATGGTAAAATATTAATATGAAAAGTAATCAGAGGAAAATGTGGTGGGAAAATCCAAAGATATGGGGATGAAGATGGATTCTTAGAAGAAGCTCTTTGCATAGGAAGAGTATGAAGAAGGTCTTGTTTGGAGAGGTGAAATATGGGAGAGAGTAATATAACTGCGGTTTTGGAAGTAGAAGAAAGAAATACGGGTCGACCAAAAAGGACTAGAAAAGGTATAGCTACGCTATTAAAAGATAAAGAAGATAAATATACGGGTCGACAAAATGAACTGGATTTATTTAATAATGCCTTAGAGAGCAAAAGGTGGGATGAATATAAAATACTTTCCTATTACGGAGTCGGCGGGATTGGTAAAACGGAATTACGCAAAAAGATAATGAAGAAACTGGAGAGTCGATCCGAAGTTGAATTCACTTTTATTGACTTTGAAACCGGTGAATTGCAACAAGTAGAAAAAGCGCTTATCCATTTAAGAACGGAAATTGGTAAAAAGTATCCCGTAGCGTTTACTCTATTTGATGCTGCATACATCATTTATATGGGAAAAACAAATAATGCTATTAACCTTAATGAAAAGACTCTGCCCTTTGTTGAAAAGGGAACATGGGTCGCGGATTTTGTTAATATCATAGCGGAAAACCCTTATGTATCAATTGCAACTAAACTGATTAACGTTATCTCAAAACGAATAGTACATGCTCTGCCTAAAGAAGATATGGATTTAATACGGAATTTCGAATCATTGGAAGTGCGTGAGCTACAAGAACTTTTGCCGCAGATTTTTGCAGAAGACTTGGAAAGATACTTACTAAAAACGAATAATAAATTCGTCATTTTTATTGATACATATGAAGCATTATGGACTGACAAGAGAATGAAGGCTTATGATGGTGCGGTAGATGAATGGATACGAGATCTGGTTCTTGAACTTCCTAATGTTTTTTGGGTAGTATTTGGCCGGGAACCTATTGATTGGGGACTTTATGAGGAAACAGAGGATATTGATATTTCCTATGTGCCACTTGACGCATTATCAGAAGCCGAAACAAAAGAATTATTGGAAAAGCACGAAATTCTTGATATAGCCATTCAAGATGAGATTTATCGAAATTCTGAAGGGCACCCTTATTCTATAAAACTATCCATTGATACATATAATAATATACCTAATCCAGTTGTATCCGATTTTATTGGATTAAGAACGCCAGTTAAATTATTTAATAGATTTATAAAATATCTCTTAGAGCCTGAAAAACAGGCGTTAGAGTTATTAGCCTTAACGCAAGGTTGGGACATTGATACATATGAACATTTAATGGATTCGTTCCGTATACTGCTGAACGAGGATGACCATCATAAACTAACTCGATTTTCATTTATTACACAATTAGATGGTAATACATGGGACATGCATCGGTTAATGCGAGATAGCCTGATTGACTATCAGCGCTATGAAAAAATGGTGAAAGGAAGATCTTTTTTATTTAATTATTATAAAAAGGGGCTTTCAAAAGAACTAGTTAGAAAAGAGACTCATTACGCCGGCAAACTCATCAATCAAGCATTTTACCAAGGTTTTATGTTAATGGAACAAGGAGAAATTTCAAAAGCGTATTTTATTGATTGGTTTAGAGAGTACGATATCGTCTTTTTAAATAGCAAGGCAAATTATTTAACATTGCCTCTCTTACATCAGCTAAGAACATTCTTAGAGAACGGAGCTAGTAGAGAGGATGAGAAATATTTAGGTGTTATTCTTTATGATATTGCTTTTGTCTATATGGATGAAAATCGGGATTACAAGAGAGCAGAGCGTTTATTTAAAGAGGTTTTGGAGCTTCGTGAACAGAAATTCTCTGATGATAAAATAATGCTCGCAAAATCTTATTTTGGTTTAGCCACTCTATATCAACGAATGGGACGAAATCAAGAAGCTGAAGTGCTCCATGAAAAGGCGTTTTCACTGCGCAAACAATACTGTGATTCATCAAATATAATAGGACTAGCATATTCAGCTAATGGACTAGCCATGCTTTATCAAAATAGGAAGGATTATGAAAAAGCATTAGAGTATTATGGAATAGCGCTTAGCATCTATGAAAACCTTGATAAATCTCACTATGGCAAAATTTCTACCAGCATGATGAACTTAATTAGCTGCTATCATGAATTCCATCAGTACGATAAGGCTTATGAATTTTCCATCAAAGTTATGGACATTGTTAAGAATGACGAGCATTTTAATCAAATTAGATATGCAGAGGTGCTAAATGTATTTGCTGTCACTAAAACGGCTTTAGGCCAGTATGAAGAGGCACTCGAGCTACTTCAAGAATCTTATGACATCTTTAAAGACCGGTTAGGTGAAGAAAGTATATATGTGTCAAAGGTATTGCATAACTCTGCTATAACATTTAAGCTGCTGCAAAACGACACCGAAAGCATCAATACAATGAATAAGTGCTTAGAAATAAAAAATAAAATGGTCAGCATCGGAACGTTAAAAGAGGAAAATATAAACTACAGCTATAGCCAGGAAATGCAAAGGTTTTTACAACAAGACACGATCGAATATGACCAATTGAAGTTTAATTTTTAGAGGGTGACCAACATGTTTACGATTAAGCCTAACAACTTCCATTTTGTAGAGCCGCTTGAGGAATTAGAAAAAATTGAAAAATTGATTATTCATCATACATCACGAGTGGATTTTACAGCAGAAGATACCCATCGATTTCATCAAAATGAAAGAGGCTGGAGCGGTATCGGATATAACTATTTCATAGAGAAAGATGGATCCATTTCCGAAGGCAGAGGACTCCATGTGGGTGCCCATACCTACGGTTATAATCGTAAAACGATTGGAATTTGTGCTACAGGCGATTTCGATATTGAAAATCCTACAAATGCACAGATCAAATCATTAATTGATATTTGTCATTATTTTATGGGGAAATATCAACTAAAACCGAAGGATGTTCTTGGACACCGAGAACTGGATGGCTTCGACTACACTACATGTCCGGGAAAGTTATTTAACATGAATGAATTTCGAACGTTGCTAGAAAAGGTACAAGTAGGTGCTTCAAAAGCTTAGCTTTTGGACATATTTTTGGGCTAGACGTGAATTTAATAAGATGAAATGATAAGAGAGTCAATAAAGTCACAAAACCTATCATTGTGGTAACTTTATTGACAAACACCATATACAAAATTAACATAGAAATAATACAGTAATTCTGATACATTCATAGAGTTTTTAATAGAATGAAAATCATGAAAAGTGGTAATCCTATCAGCTGAAAATGTAATAAATAGAGTAGAGTTTTAAGTGGAATGGAGGAAAAAGGATGACTCCGAAAGAAGAAACATTTGAAGAATTCCTGAAGAACTCATTTGCCAATGATGTGTATTTTCGGGAATTAAGGTTATCACAGGAAGAAGCAGACTATGTTTCGAAGAAGTACCCAACAGCTAGCTTGAAAAAGTGCTCAGCAGAATCACCAGATGGAAAGTGCTGGTATGAGGTAAATCTATTGCCTTCTACTTTGAATGAACCGGAAACCCTTGAATCTGAAAATCAGCGATTAAAAGAGGAACTCAAAGCATTAAAACTTGAATCTGAAAATCAGCGATTAAAAGAGGAACTCGAAGCATTAAAGCTCGTATCTGAAAATGAACGTTTAAAAGAGGAACTTGAAGCATTAAGGAAATCCCTTTCTCCTATAAAATAATTTATTTTTGAAGGAATTCGTACAAGTAATGTTTGGACGAGTTTCTTTTTTTTGCAATGTTTCTTCTGGACTTAAGCAGCTATTAAGTAGAAGAAAATAGGTGAAATTAATTGTAATTTTTAATCAAAAGACTCAAAGTGAAAAGATAAAAATAAAAAGCCAAAAACTTGATTTGGTAATCACAATAAGCTTGTTATAATAGCAATCATATAGTGACGGAAATCAGGACAGGAGTATTAATTTACCTATGAACAAAACAATTGGAATTTTAGCACATGTCGATGCAGGGAAAACGACTTTTTCTGAACAGTTGCTTTATCATACAAGCAGTATTAAAAAGCGCGGGCGTGTGGATCATCAAAGCGCCTTTCTTGACAGCCATGAGATAGAGAAGCAGAGGGGGATTACGGTATTTGCGGATCAAGGCATCTTTGATTTTGGGGAGTCTACTTATTATTTAATTGATACCCCAGGTCATGTTGATTTTTCTCCGGAAATGGAGCGGGCCATCCAAGTGATGGATGTTGCGGTTATTGTAGTTAGTGCAGTAGAGGGAGTTGAAGGGCATACGGAAACCGTTTGGAATCTATTAAAAAAGCACCACATCCCAACATTTTTCTTCATTAATAAAACTGACAGAACAGGGGCAGATATTAATCGGGTATTGGATGAGATTCGCCTTCATTTAACAGAGGATGTTTATGATATTTCTGCGTCATTTACAGATGGAATAATGGATGAAGAATTAATAGAATTCATTGCAGAACGTGATGAGGAATTGTTGGAGATTTATATGGAAAAAGGATATGACCCTGATCTATGGCTGCAAAAAATGCAAGCGATGATTCAATCAGTTCAACTTTTCCCATCCTCAAATGGATCTGCACTCCAGGATATCGGTGTAAAATCCTTTTTAGAAAAGCTCGAATTATTGTCAGAATCTCATTATCCAATGGATGAACCTTTTGGCGGGCGGGTATATAAAGTTCGATATGAAGAAAGTGGAACAAGAGTTACTTTTATAAAGGCGCTTAGCGGCGTGTTAAATGTGCGTGATGAGCTTTGTTATGAAGATGGAAACACTGAGAAAGTGACACAAATCCGCCGATATAATGGAAGTCAATATGAACAAGTTAATCAGGTTAGGGCTGGCGAGCTTTTTGCAGTTACCGGGCTCGCAAACGCCTCTGTAGGTGATGGAGTTGGTACGCTAAAGGAAAAGGCGTTTTTCGAAATGGTTCCTACTCTACGATCGAAAGTAGTGTTTGAATCTGGAGTGAACGTAAAAGAGGCTTTGCGATTTTTTCGTATGCTGGAAGCGGAAGATCCTTCTCTCCAAGTTATCTGGGTGGAGCGTTTACAGGAAATCCATCT from Bacillus sp. DTU_2020_1000418_1_SI_GHA_SEK_038 includes these protein-coding regions:
- a CDS encoding tetratricopeptide repeat protein: MGESNITAVLEVEERNTGRPKRTRKGIATLLKDKEDKYTGRQNELDLFNNALESKRWDEYKILSYYGVGGIGKTELRKKIMKKLESRSEVEFTFIDFETGELQQVEKALIHLRTEIGKKYPVAFTLFDAAYIIYMGKTNNAINLNEKTLPFVEKGTWVADFVNIIAENPYVSIATKLINVISKRIVHALPKEDMDLIRNFESLEVRELQELLPQIFAEDLERYLLKTNNKFVIFIDTYEALWTDKRMKAYDGAVDEWIRDLVLELPNVFWVVFGREPIDWGLYEETEDIDISYVPLDALSEAETKELLEKHEILDIAIQDEIYRNSEGHPYSIKLSIDTYNNIPNPVVSDFIGLRTPVKLFNRFIKYLLEPEKQALELLALTQGWDIDTYEHLMDSFRILLNEDDHHKLTRFSFITQLDGNTWDMHRLMRDSLIDYQRYEKMVKGRSFLFNYYKKGLSKELVRKETHYAGKLINQAFYQGFMLMEQGEISKAYFIDWFREYDIVFLNSKANYLTLPLLHQLRTFLENGASREDEKYLGVILYDIAFVYMDENRDYKRAERLFKEVLELREQKFSDDKIMLAKSYFGLATLYQRMGRNQEAEVLHEKAFSLRKQYCDSSNIIGLAYSANGLAMLYQNRKDYEKALEYYGIALSIYENLDKSHYGKISTSMMNLISCYHEFHQYDKAYEFSIKVMDIVKNDEHFNQIRYAEVLNVFAVTKTALGQYEEALELLQESYDIFKDRLGEESIYVSKVLHNSAITFKLLQNDTESINTMNKCLEIKNKMVSIGTLKEENINYSYSQEMQRFLQQDTIEYDQLKFNF
- a CDS encoding peptidoglycan recognition family protein, translating into MFTIKPNNFHFVEPLEELEKIEKLIIHHTSRVDFTAEDTHRFHQNERGWSGIGYNYFIEKDGSISEGRGLHVGAHTYGYNRKTIGICATGDFDIENPTNAQIKSLIDICHYFMGKYQLKPKDVLGHRELDGFDYTTCPGKLFNMNEFRTLLEKVQVGASKA
- a CDS encoding TetM/TetW/TetO/TetS family tetracycline resistance ribosomal protection protein, which translates into the protein MNKTIGILAHVDAGKTTFSEQLLYHTSSIKKRGRVDHQSAFLDSHEIEKQRGITVFADQGIFDFGESTYYLIDTPGHVDFSPEMERAIQVMDVAVIVVSAVEGVEGHTETVWNLLKKHHIPTFFFINKTDRTGADINRVLDEIRLHLTEDVYDISASFTDGIMDEELIEFIAERDEELLEIYMEKGYDPDLWLQKMQAMIQSVQLFPSSNGSALQDIGVKSFLEKLELLSESHYPMDEPFGGRVYKVRYEESGTRVTFIKALSGVLNVRDELCYEDGNTEKVTQIRRYNGSQYEQVNQVRAGELFAVTGLANASVGDGVGTLKEKAFFEMVPTLRSKVVFESGVNVKEALRFFRMLEAEDPSLQVIWVERLQEIHLHVMGAIQLEVLVQVVRDRFHLHIAFEKPEIVYKETIEDEVIGYGHFEPLRHYAEVHVKLEPGIRNSGIVFESVCHPDDLSIGLQNLVGQHLYERELHGLLTGSSLTDLKVTLLKGRAHNQHTHGGDFREATYRALRQGLEKARNILLEPCYQFKIKVDLDQMGRVLADIQSAYGHFEPPVTDGEKAIISGIVPVATFMEYSTVLASFTQGKGRISLTFGGYQRCHNEQEVIDRIEYDKNADPDFTSSSIFCAKGQGFSVKWDEAEGMMHCL